One Takifugu rubripes chromosome 19, fTakRub1.2, whole genome shotgun sequence genomic window carries:
- the LOC101077206 gene encoding high choriolytic enzyme 1-like, whose amino-acid sequence MTPYVSLLLLLLLGLSQAQPVKEEGSNAVDEEAPVDISTRILSSNNGSKQILLEGDLVAPKSRNAMKCWSQSCLWPKGSNGLVVIPYTISNVYDNWERDTIEYAMQSFHSTTCIRFVPRTNEYDYIMVENGDGCYSSLGKEGYGQVLSINRQGCVYYGVVQHEIMHALGFQHEQTRSDRDYYVRINWENIYSDMAFNFYLQDTNNLNTPYDYSSIMHYGRTAFSMYNGVETITPIPDPYVQIGQREGMSYWDIQRVNLLYGC is encoded by the coding sequence ATGACTCCCTatgtcagtctgctgctgctgcttctactgggCCTCTCTCAGGCACAACCTgtcaaagaggaaggaagcaacGCAGTGGATGAAGAGGCGCCCGTTGACATCAGCACCAGAATTCTTTCCTCAAACAATGGCAGCAAACAGATCCTGCTGGAAGGAGACTTAGTGGCACCTAAAAGCCGAAATGCCATGAAGTGTTGGTCCCAGAGCTGTCTGTGGCCAAAAGGTTCCAACGGCTTGGTAGTCATCCCCTACACCATTAGCAATGTGTATGACAACTGGGAGAGGGACACTATTGAATATGCCATGCAGTCCTTCCATAGCACCACCTGCATCCGCTTCGTGCCCAGGACCAATGAGTACGACTACATCATGGTGGAGAATGGAGACGGATGTTACTCCTCTCTGGGTAAAGAGGGGTACGGACAGGTGCTTTCTATCAACAGACAGGGCTGTGTCTACTATGGAGTCGTTCAGCACGAAATCATGCACGCTCTGGGTTTCCAACACGAGCAGACCAGGAGTGACCGCGACTACTACGTCAGGATCAATTGGGAAAACATCTACTCTGATATGGCCTTCAACTtttacctgcaggacaccaaCAACCTGAACACTCCATATGACTATAGCTCCATCATGCACTATGGAAGAACAGCCTTCAGTATGTATAATggtgtggaaaccatcacccCAATCCCAGACCCCTATGTTCAGATTGGCCAAAGGGAAGGCATGTCCTATTGGGACATCCAGAGGGTCAATCTGCTCTATGGCTGCTGA
- the fghce gene encoding hatching enzyme precursor (The RefSeq protein has 1 substitution compared to this genomic sequence) — translation MTPYVSLLLLLLLGLSQAQPVKEEGSNAVDEEAPVDISTRILSSNNGSKQILLEGDLVAPKSRNAMKCWSQSCLWPKGSNGLVVIPYTISNVYADWERDTIEYAMQSFHSTTCIRFVPRTNEYDYIMVENGDGCYSSLGKEGYGQVLSTNRQGCVYYGVVQHEIMHALGFQHEQTRSDRDYYVRINWENIYSDMAYNFYLQDTNNLNTPYDYSSIMHYGRTAFSMYNGVETITPIPDPYVQIGQREGMSYWDIQRVNLLYGC, via the coding sequence ATGACTCCCTatgtcagtctgctgctgctgcttctactgggCCTCTCTCAGGCACAACCTgtcaaagaggaaggaagcaacGCAGTGGATGAAGAGGCGCCCGTTGACATCAGCACCAGAATTCTTTCCTCTAACAATGGCAGCAAACAGATCCTGCTGGAAGGAGACTTAGTGGCACCTAAAAGCCGAAATGCCATGAAGTGTTGGTCCCAGAGCTGTCTGTGGCCAAAAGGTTCCAACGGCTTGGTGGTCATCCCCTACACCATTAGCAATGTGTATGCCGACTGGGAGAGGGACACTATTGAATATGCCATGCAGTCCTTCCACAGCACCACCTGCATCCGCTTCGTGCCCAGGACCAATGAGTACGACTACATCATGGTGGAGAATGGAGACGGATGTTACTCCTCTCTGGGTAAAGAGGGGTACGGACAGGTGCTTTCTATCAACAGACAGGGCTGTGTCTACTATGGAGTCGTTCAGCACGAAATCATGCACGCTCTGGGTTTCCAACACGAGCAGACCAGAAGTGACCGCGACTACTACGTCAGGATCAATTGGGAAAACATCTACTCTGATATGGCCTACAACTtttacctgcaggacaccaaCAACCTGAACACTCCATATGACTATAGCTCCATCATGCACTATGGAAGAACAGCCTTCAGTATGTATAATggtgtggaaaccatcacccCAATCCCAGACCCCTATGTTCAGATTGGCCAAAGGGAAGGCATGTCCTATTGGGACATCCAGAGGGTCAATCTGCTCTATGGCTGCTGA